The genomic window CGACCCTCCGCCACCCCAACATCGTCGCCTACTACAACCGTGAACACCTCAAGGTCAGCCAAGACCTGCACCTGTACATGGAGTACTGCGGCAACGGCGACCTCGGCCGTGTCATCAAGGACCTCACAATGAAGGGTCAACGGGCCCAAGAAAGCTTTGTCTGGAGCATCTTCAGCCAGTTGGTCATGGCCTTGTATCGGTGTCACTACGGCATCGACCCGCCCGAGGTTGGCGCCAATGTTTTGGGTTTGACACAGGGGGCTGCGGCAGGTCCCAAGGTTCCCGCTGGAACTATGACTATTCTACATCGTGACTTGAAGCCTGAGAATGGTGAGACTTTCTGGTACTTTGTTTACTTGTGGTGTGAACTAACAGCCCCCAGTCTTCCTCGGCGAGGACAACTCGGTCAAGCTTGGAGACTTTGGTCTCTCCAAGATGATCAAGTCTCACGACTTTGCTTCTACCTACGTCGGCACACCATTCTACATGTCGCCCGAGATCTGTGCTGCCGAAAAGTACACCCTCAAGTCGGACATTTGGTCCCTGGGCTGCATCATCTACGAGCTCTGCGCACGAGAGCCGCCATTCAACGCCAAGACACATTTCCAGCTTGTGCAAAAgatcaaggagggcaagttCCCTGCCCTGCCTGACGTCTACTCTCCCGAGCTTGGCCAGGTCATCAAGGACTGCCTCAGGGTCAACCCTGACCGAAGACCTGACACCGCGTCGCTGCTTAACCTGCCTGTGGTCAGGCTCATGCGCAAGGAGAAAGAGGTTGTCGACCTCAACAAGTCACTCAAGCTGAGGGAAGACGCTCTCCGTaagaaggagagagaggTGATGGAGAGGCTCGCCGGCcttgagatggagaaggagcTCATCCGAGAAGAGCTGGACTCGTCGCTGCGGAGAGAGTGGGAGGTCAAGGCCCGCCTCAAGATTGATCACCTGGTCAACGCCGAGATTGAACAACTACATGTCCGCTTTGAGGAAGAGGTACAGGCTCGGGTGGAGGAAGAAGTCCAAGCCCgtgtcgaggccgagctaCAGAAGAAGACAGTCGCCTTTGTCGGCTCAAGACCCCAGAGTCGCGAGGACGAGCACCCGACATCACCAGCCAAGTCCGACTTCAAGCCGGATTACCCTCACTCTTCAGTCAATACCAGCGGAGATGAGTTCCCCTCGACGACGGACCTCACTGAGTACTCCATCGATAGCCCCGAGAGCTTCCGGGagacgaagaagacgacgCGCACGCCCTTCGCCCGTGCGCAGACAATGTTTGTGGGCAACGCTGCTAACACGCCCATGGACATTGAGATGGGCTCGCCCAGCCCCATCGCCGCCATTGAGTCACTGTCCCTATCACCCCGTCGCAATGGAGGTACCAAGGCCCCGACTTACAACGCGGGCAACATCTTCACGGCCAACATCTTTGCCAACAACGCCAACCGAAGCTCGGGCGAGAGCCGGTGGGATAACCCTCGTGGCGAGCCGTCCTTGTCTGATTCtgaggatgacgacatcATGCCCTCGCCGACTCGCAACATCAAGTCATCCAAGAACCCCTTCACATCAAAGACTCGCCCTGTCTTGACGTCGCAAAAGTCGTGCCCCATCAACCGACTCAAGCCTGTGGCCTCGAACCCCGGCTTTGTGTCGAAGCAGATCATGCCCCAAGCCGAGTCTGGTCCTAGATCTCCCAACCGGCGACTCAGCAAGATACCATCTGCGGCGTCGCTTCAGCCTGAGGCCAGCACTGCTCAGGGTCTGACTCGCACTCTGTCGCTTAACAGCAACAGGAAGAACGCGGACGAGGCGATGGGCAGGATGGTTGCCAAGAACAACATGGCCAACATCAAGGGCCGAACCCTCGTCGAGCTGCAACAGGCTCGTGCTGGTGGTCGCCCCATGAGCGCTGTTGTTCTCCCCACCACTGGCGAGAACGTGAGCCCCAAGAGGGCATTCAGAGACCGTATCGGCCTTGAGCGGAAGTCGAGCGGCGATGAGCCCGTGGCTGTATGGGATCCAGAGCGTGATGAGATGCCCAGTCCATTCCTCGTCCGAGCTCGACGCATCGCCCGGGTATAGGCCTCCTCGACGCTTGCGGTGCAAGAGCAGAGTAATCAGGCCAAGGGCAGTTGACGCCCTCGACCCTCGTTATGTTCTTATTCTTTTTCACTTTCCTTTGTCTATTCTATTCCCCCTACATTGaaagaagcaagcaagcatcaTGAGAAAGAGACAGAGGAGGAAGTATTGAAGGAGATGAGAGAGCGAGTTGTTGGAAACGAAACCATGGCAAGCGGCGTTTTATGGCGTAACAAGGAAGGGGAGGgcaacacacacacaattCAGCAGCGTGAAACCACCATCTTTCCATGttggtttgtttgtttgttggggttttttttttttttttctgttggctttttttatttgGTCTGGATTATTGGTCGGTTGGCATAACTTCATGACGGTCGATCGGTTTTTTGGTCTGGTCTATGATGAGGCGTGGgaaagggagggagggggattTGAATTGTGGTATTCaatggatgaatggatgggatggattgattgattgatggaTATTGGCTTCCCTCGTTGTATTTTAGACGTTGATAAAAAGACCATGATTATTTAACTTGAGTCTCTTGATAATGTGGTATTGTCTATCCGTGGTGGATTGGGCTGGCCTTGTCAACTTGTACATGTCTCACTTACAGATATAACCATTGAGTTCTGTTCGCTCTCAGTAACCAGCACCTTGAACTCTTCAACAGTTATCTATGGAGTATATCCTCCCTGAACCAATAACTGCTCGACTATCCTCCGAGCCAATAATTGCAAGTCCTCGGTGAGTCTCCAATAAGAAGCATCCACAAACAAAAAATACCCTTGTCTAGTTCAACTACCTGCACTTCAAGGTCATGGGCATCTTTCCAAACTCATCCACCAATTGGCCCACGATGGGTGGAATTGGGCATATATACCCTTGACGGCGGAAGCACAACCCGCCGCATCTCACTTGCCTGCTACTGCATCATCATATCATCAAACTCCCCCAACGAACCATATCTAGTTCAATCAGCCAGCCTTATTTCCTCAAACCACGTCAGCTAGTGCGCCCTCGAGTTGGGCATCACTGCGTCTGAGTTAgctagcagcagcagcagcagcagcaacacacCAATATCTCTCCCTTGCAACGCCATGCATATGCATCCATCCCCCCCTCCTCATCTGCACCCCAGAACCAGTCGTCCGGGCGAGGCGACAGTTGGAGGCGTGACGACTTGCAGAGACGACATGATGAGTTGTCTAGAAGCTCACCAAACGGAACAACTACCTCTGAACAAGGGCATCAACTACAGAGCAAGGGCATCCATGTtcaacatcacatcacatcgtAGAAGCAGCTTCTACACAAGTCGACAAACTTGAATTGGAGGTATTTGCAATGCTCAAACGAGGAAATCAAGGGGGTATTTTTTTCTCTCCATCCGCAAGCTAAAACACCACACACATTTGACAAAACAATTAAAAAATAGAGCAAAAATAATAAACATATCCCATCCACCAACAGAGCATCATATCAACGCCAGGTAGCACCGTGTCAGCCGTAAGTGTCCAAGAAACAAAGCAGAGCAACTATAAAAACAGCATTAAAAGGCGGCCGCGAGGCCAGTTCCATCTTGCGTTGCGTAGCGTGTTGTAGCCGTGAGGCCCATCAATCTTCCGATATTCCCACGTTCCGGGCGCCCTCCCTGATAAAGTGTCGTGTCGTTAGAGGCTCTTGGTCTGGCCTAAGAGCCTTTCCATCTCGCCATGGTTGTTgtagttgttgttgtttgtgAGAATGGCGGTCCTGTGTAACCCGCGCAGGACCTTGTCTTTCTCCATCTCGTTTTGTCTTATTTtcatctctttttttctccttttctttttctttttcattTCGTTAGTCAATGGTCTCTAACCATTGTGATACCATGAGGCTCCTGGGAACCACCAGGGCGATTAGGGAGGGTCATTAGCCTGATTAATGTCGTGAACGGTGGGAGGTGCTGTGACGATGGGAGCTGTGGCCGTGGCTGTGGCGATGGGACGAATGGTGCGACGACGAGTGtctgtggtgatgatgccggcTCGAGGTACTGCTGCTGTCGAGATCGCGCTCCAAGCTTTCAACCCTGGACCTGTAACCCTTGACGATCTCCTTGATATGGGCGATGCGGTCAAAGTCCACCTCGAGCTCATCCAGCTGTTGGAGGATCTCGGTGTAGCGAGCGATCTCAGCGTCGGCTCCCCCAATGATACCATCGGCTTCGTCGTACTGCAGCTGCGTAAAGCGTTGTGCTTCGTAGCTTAGGTGCTGTATCCGCTGCTCGATGCTGGCCATGAGATGGTCAAAGTAGCGACCCAGAGCTGATAGCGATGAGCTATCTAGCATCAAGAGGCCCTGGCTGCTGGCGCGGCTGGCGGCGCGCGAGCTGCTGGATCCCCCTCCCAGCGCCGCTTGGCCCTGGCGTAGCAGTTGGATTTCCTCGGCATCGAGGCCTAACTGGGTGTCCGGGACGGCCTGTGCCGACATGGCGGGCAGCCGCTGGAGGGGCTGCTAGCTACGGCGCGGCGGGGCCGAGGGGATCGTAGAGGCGACGGATGCGATTGAGGTCGGGGGGGTCACAGGAAGGTTCTGGTGCAATGGATTGTCGCCGGACGGCGGTTGGGTATGTGCCGAGCTGGTGGGCGAGGAGAGATTCTGTGTGTGTATAGGATGGCTGCAGCGACTCGGGACATGGACTGTAGCGGTTCGGAAGCGGCCAAGAGGCCGAGAGGGGAGTCGGGACTCGGCGATGTTGTGGTAGAGGTAGAGGCGCagaagatggtgatgccAATGGTTGCGACAAGAGCGCGCACAGAAGCGACGGTGATGGAGACGACCAGGACGACAACGGGGACAACAGCAGCTGCGATGGCGCTAGAATCGGCGTGTGCTGTGCTGCGCAGAGCATCATGATATCGCGACCGAGACAATCATGAGCATCATCGGCGGGGAGTGCGTGAGCGTGTGCGCAAGTAGCGTAGCGTCTCTTGACTTGTTTGGAATGGTCAGTGTGGTGTCGTTGGGTCGACGTCGGGTCGGTAGGTTATCTTGTCTGGAGGCTCCCAGACCTCGCGGCACccggacgaggaagaagaaagaggagaggaggagaagaggtgTGAGCCGGCTTCTCTTTTTGGGGAAAGGACGGGAGAGCCGTGATTGGAGAATGGGAGGAGCAACAAGacggaggggaggggggaggacGCAGTAGAAAAGGGCCGGTATACCGACCGAAAGGCGGCGGAGAGTGGGCGGCGTGGGTTTCGGTGAGAGAGGCAGGGATGATTTGATGGGGGTAAGGTAGACCCAGGTCAGTTGGTACCAGGGTCAAGCCTGACGTCGACCGGGGTGCGCTGCGCCGAGGATGAGTTGACCGAGTGGTGACGACGATTCGATTGATTTGCTGCTCGAGAGCCGAGAGGACAGGAGAGTCGAGTCAAGTCAACTTTGTGGGCAGCACAGCACAAGCAAGAAGACAAGtgcagagggagaagagacgGCGCGTGGGAGGTGCAGCGACCAGTAGGGGTATCGTTTCTTTTGATTGATAAAACCCCCGGCTGTTAGTTTCTCTGGGGCTGAAATCCGTCGATGTTGGTTGGTGGTGTTTTGGAGGGAAGAGACGGACTAGACCAGACaaagatgggatggatggatggatggatgggacgcggagggaggagaagaggaaggaggaggagacgagGTTGCACGAGTTGCTTGTGATGCTTGCACGTGCAACTCGAACTGCCTGTCTTGTTTCAATTGAAGAGAAGGTTCTTGAGCCGCGGGACAGATTTAGGTAGAGTCAAGTCAAGGCACGGGCGTGTGACTCGATCTTGTCTTGTCCTGTCTCGTCTCGATGTGATTTGTCTCGAACGGATCGCTTCGTATCGTGGAGATGGAAATCAGTGCGGCGGCGTCTAATAGCAAAACAGTGACAatcaatggatggatcacCGCCTCAAGACCTTGCAAGACCTGGGGGCCAGGTACCGACAGAGCGGAAACCGGCGCAGCAGCACCAAATCTCAGTAGCGCGCGCTAGCTGAGCTCTCCAAGGCCGATCTCGAGACCAGTTTTTCTTTCCTTGCTTTTCACGGcagatgagaagaagaaaaaaaatgcAACAACGGTCGGTAGGGGGACTGTTGGGGCAGACAAGATTTGGTTTGGCGCGAGAGCCTAGCAGGGCTGTTTGATGAACCACAGTAGCTGGCTGTTGATGGTGGTAGtgagtggtggtggtggtgctagACAAGGTCGGTGAGAGCTTGTGTGAGAGTAGGCGCCCAGACCGTGGTGAGAGGAAATAGGTCTAGTCGCCAagggagaaaagagaagaggaaataGGATCAGAGAGtgggaaaaaagaaagaagaagagaaaagtaGTCGAccagaaaaaaagaaaaagaaaggaggTGGTGCAAGAGAATGGAACGATGTAATAGTCGATAATGCGAAAACATAATGACCGAGACTGGCAAAGTCAGGAGATGGATCATGATACACCTCAACCGTCATGACccgggatggatggatggatacaTGATCAAACACACCGACctctattacttacttacttaCTGCCTCTTCCCCGTCAACCGATGCCGAGTCCACCACGAACGGGGAGCCGCAGATTGCTGGCAACATACGACAAGGAGCTTGCTTCTCTTCCCATGACCGAACCGACGGACGGAATCCCGGATCATGGGCCGCCGCTCTGCCTTTCATTTCTCGTCTTCGTTTGTGGGACTTGATCTTTGTAGGTGGGACTATTATATCTCGTCTTGTTCTCGGTTCAACTTCCATCTCGATGCTAGGAACGGAGTAGTCAGGTACTGAAAAAGGTGAGGATGGAGACGCGGATCCATGTACATCCAATATTTTCCTCTGACCGCTGCTCTCAGCCTCTGGCAGATTCCCATGCTGTCCTGTCTTGTCCCCTCGGCTGATCATGACGGAACCGTGCCACCTCGGGACATTTGAAAAGAAGTCCATGGATCCCTGGGCTCTCTGTGTCTTTCACCTACCCACGCGCCTTGGGACGGACGAGAGCCACGCTTGCATGGGAGCAGAGCCACGCTTGCATCCATGGCAAGGGGAGCCACCCGCGGGGAACCGCCTGAGGAGCCCCGAGACGAGATGCGACGGTAGGTACCGTCTGTCTGTCAAGTCAAGTCAGGTCACGCCAGTCCGGGCGGTGACGGGAGCAACATCCAATGTGTATGAGTATTGCGTAGGTACCTAGTATGGTCCAGCAACGGAGATTGTATCCAACATGGAAGACTTCTGTTCATACAAGCATCTTCCAGTCATCAATTCAATGGACCACACCACCAGCCCTACATCTACAAAGGAAGGTCCAGTACATACGTAGTGATTGCCAAACTCGGTAGGTGCTAATGTAATGCGCACGTGTCTCTCAATGCATGAGCTCCACTCATCCATTTCTCTCTCAAACATCCATCATCAAACATCCATTTCATATCCTCCATGACCAGAGGCATCCCATTCAAATAACCAACTCTTCATCTGTCATTTCCACCAAAGAGCTGCATCCTTTCATTTCATCCTATCCGCAATTACAAGTACAAGCGCCGGCATCTACCGGCCCACATTTGGCTGAAACGTCTTCCAAGACATATCCAGGCGCCTTGTCTCAAATCACCCTCATcacccatcatcaccatgaccgtcgccgtcgccatCCATCTACCTAGCCTCTCCATCGATCCGGAAATCGGCTTCCAGCTCCCCGAAATCAAGCCCCCTCCAGTAGTTCTAGAGCTGGCGATTGGGCCCTTGGCTGTGGCGCGCGCCAGACGAAACACATCCTGGCAGGGGACACACACGACGAGCAAGGAATCACTCGCCAAAACCCCTTCAGCGCCAGCCACACCAGAGAGCGCCTTTTACCTACCAGACAGAACAGCCGCCGTTCATTCGACCTTGCGCGTTCGTCCCGTCGCTCAAAGCGTTCATGTCGATTTGCActgcatctgcatcatgCATCTCGCCGCCGACGTGCAGGATCCCATCCCCCCGTTCAGCCTCAACATGACGTCCTAGAGGCACAAGACCTGCGCAAAATGATGCTCTTCAAACCCCGGATTAAGAGCCTGCCCAACCTCGGAACCCCGCCGTGACTCTGCGCCTCCCCCGCCCTCACCCTCGCAAACCGCTCTCGAAGTGCGGATTACAGTCCGTCCCCGATGTTGGTGCCCTCCATCCGATCACTTTGCCTGTTCTCATCCCCATGTCGCATTGCGAGTGACCTGCACGAGGACATGTCTGTCAAGTGGTTGCTGCCGCTGCAAGTAATACCACCCCTGTCCCGCCGTATCTGTCCCTGCGTGCTGCCCTGGGATGCGGTGTTTTCACCCTCCAAACCGGTACCTGGCAATCAGTCAGTGTCTTCCTAGGAGTAGGCTCTGAGCTGTCGTGCTACGGCCGTCTTTTTGAAGACGATTTGACGCCAGAGTAATACGACAGGATGGCGTGCTCTTCGCGCCCTTGTTCGTTGACCTAGCGCTGACACCCTCTGGTGGTGATGCCCTCGCCATACCACGGTTCTACCTTTAACCGCAGCCGGGGAGGGGTGTCGCACGGGATCATGATCTTTACCCGCATGTTCCTTGCATTCTTCTCCCCTCAGCTGTGGCTGAGCCAGACCCCGGATTCTCGGACTCTGTCCAGTTTAAGACTTTGCACGTACCCCCTCGTAGGAATCGACTGCCACAGACTCTCATTCTGGGTGGCCAGTCCTTGAAGATATGTGTCGCTAGATGTATGCTCATGACTTTCCACGCCATGACACCAACCTTTTGGGCTGCCTGCAGATTGTAAGCAAGGGCAACACAGAGCCAAGGTCCTTGGATTGTGTGACCTGCACTCAGCTCACGGTTGCCGGACAATCACTCTCGCTTTGAATACTCCTAGCATGCCAAGTCACTAGCAAAATGATTCTGCTGAGATGTGCAATTCTCTGACTGGTCCAGAGTTGGGTAACTGGGGAAAGGGGTTGACGGGGATATAGATCTCGACTTGGTATTCCCGAAGGTATCTCATGATACGTTCAGCCATGATCCTGGGGTACGTCAAACTTTAAGCAAGCCAGACTGCTTCCGCGCTCTCCGTCAATACCGAGGTAAACCAGAAGGCTGGGTAGGTAACATTCCGAGTTACGTCCCGCTCTCCTGATCTGTTCATGGCAACAGCATCTTGGCCGTCACGAACCCCAGCCAGCACCCATGGAGCTCTGAAGTCAGCGATGCCGATTCTTCTACCAAGCAGAGGATACACCCGTAGCATACAGAAAATTACTAGAATACCCAAGTTTATAGGCCGAGGTCGTTTCGGAACCGCTCGTTGGGGGTCTCTTTAGACATCATGCATGCCAACCCAGGGCGGTTCCGAGGCCTTGGGGAGTCACTGGGGTACGCACACCGTTCATGTTGACCCAAGCCACTATTTCCAGGACCCTTGCGATTAAAACCGTCCTGTCAAGTTCGGCTCTTTATCCTATACTACATTCACGCAGCTGTCTTGGGTTTCGTTCGTTGACATATACACCTTACCTCAGGAGATACCTCAGGGGCTCGTCTTGCACTCTCGGCGAAGGGTTACGGTTCAACAATCTAACCACTGCCCTTCCTTTCGAGACTCTCGCCTTCAGTACCATGTGAGCGTTAACATGGGGttctttcttcctcttgctATTCATTAGTCGGCTTGGTGGTAAGGCAGGTCAGAGTTGGCCGGTTGAGGTAACTTGGCAAGCGAACAGGGCAAACGACGTCATGCAATCGGTAGGCTTTGCCCCTAATGCGAAATGCTTGTCTCCTAGTTAATGGGTATTTCCTGTCCCCTGCTTGAATACTTATCcgtcgccctccttctctCCAGCTCGTCGCCTCGTTCTCATGTCTACCCCTCTTGCACAGCTGAAGCTCTTATCGCTCCGGTTCCAACCGTCACCTTAATTCAACGCTCATATACCCATCACACGTTCATATTCTTTTCGTTTTAGTTCGATGGGCTGTGGACGCGATTCCTTCATTCAGCCCATGTCTTGCATCACAACGAATAGGCATTTCCAAATACAGGTCCAAGTCATCAGCAACTCCTACACGCACAACATTTAGCCCCGAGGTCTCTTTCGAGAACTTCAATAGATTAATTTAggtcttttctttttaatctttcAATTAGTCTCTGATTCCAGACCTGCCCCCTAAGAACATCAAGGGTGAGTGTTCAAAGTCCACGTTTTGGATGGACACTTAGTAAGGCTTTCCGATGAGAGGAGGCGGCTTGTAAGTTGGTTACTTCCAACAGTTTCTCGTCATGCCGGAGTCGAACATTTACCTAGTATCTATGCTCGACTTACCCCTTCAAGGAGCCATTCGAGGTTCTGGGTTGTGGTCAAAGGTCACAACCCACCACCCACAAACAAGCACAACCCCCTTCCCCCAAAGTATCCCTTCACGCCTCATTTGACTTACTGAAGATGACTCAATGtgatataagacttaattatatctGCGAGTGTGTACATATGTTATCCCCTCCTCATCACTCCTAGCTGAGCGCTCACTCTAGGGTAGCTCAGTCCATCAGAGGACGATAATGGAACTGCGTGCTGAGTGGCAGATTGTGTTAAATATCTGATTAAATATGATATTGATATGATTATTGAGGTATTTGGTAACTATCTACACGTTGTGTGATTATGCTAGGTAAAGTGTGGACATATGGTAGGCGAGTTGCAACACCATGGTTGGGCAGCTGGCCTGATACTCACTGCAACTCCATTACAATAACAGCAAACATAAAAAAGCCCACCTAAAGCTCAATCATTTCATTTTCAACCAACATTTTTACATTAATATGACGCCATAAAGCCTCGAGTATAATGTTTCCGTACGTCGTGACTCACAGGCCGCTCTACATCGCGAGTTCACAGAGTCCTTTTGCCCTTGACTATGTCGACAACAACTAACCAGCAGCCAGACACAATCAATACGAATGCGCTAATTTTACCTTTACATCTCCACTGCGACCTGCAGCCCTACTAGGTCAAGAGCGAGAATCAAAGCTGAAACTTCCTCACCGCCGAGCGAACTACTCACCGATATTATGGAACAAAACGTGGAGTTGCTGGATGCCACGAAGAAGCCGCGTTGGCAACTGACTCTAGGCACCCACTCGTAACGTGGCATTGTTTCTGCCAGAGCATTGGAGCCCGTTCTGAAGAGGTCTTCTCCTCCGTTGCACGACAATGAAGCCCAGGCAGCTCATCAATATACTACTCCAGCCATGTGCAGCTACTCTTCACATTCAAATCGAGACCTTGGCTAACCTCGCCTTCACCTCTCGGCAAATGGTGTTTTCTATCACCACACCTTTGAGCCAAGCGTCTTGTTTCCACAGCTCGTCTCAAAGAGAAAGCCCCCCCAAGATGCAGCGTGACTACACCCTCTCCCACTCTCTCACCGCAACTGTGTAGATATTCACATCCAACAGGCAGACCTAACGCACACCGACCCAAAAAGGTTCCTAGCTTATAGACTCTGACGCACTCGCGACAGTGCACGTCTGAGGAGCCAATCGCGCCGCCAGGGCCGCAAACTATCGACTCCACCAACTATGCAAAGACGCTGGCTGGCAACCAACACTTGGCCTCTTGGTTTCCGGTGCAGTCGGCTGCGGCAGTCTCGAGTAAGTTTGTCGACAGAGCCCTTGTGCTGTGAAGAAGCTGATGCACCAGAAAGTGAAACAGGTTTCAACTCGTTGCTCATCGAGATCGTGGAGCCGCGTCTCGCTTAGAGTCGACAAACATGCAAGCGAGAGAGACAACAACTGAAAAGGAGTGAGATAAGCAAACAACCATgctccaccatcatcatcatcatgtctccCCCATGATGAAACAAACGTCTCCTCCAGAgccttcatcaccaacaggCAAAAAGCAAAAAACCACATGGTCACGAGCGTCGTCCGTGCTTCGCGCTCGTGCCGCGGACAAAACGCGCTTGCATAGGATCCCATCCggggcagcagcagaaccCTTAAGATGCTGCTCGGGACGGAGAAACGGGGGTCCTGGACGACGATCACCGCTTAGGGCGCGCAAGCGTTTATCGGGGTTCACGTTCTGTCAGGTTCCGGCGCAGCGTGACATCGTGtgtttttcttctttcggAGACGAGAGCGGTTGGCAGGGAGTGGCCCCTGCTCCCGAGACCTGAAACGCCTCGGCGTGGGACTTTGAGCCAGGGCTTAGTGTTTCCTTtttactttctttttttccgCCTGTGAAACCTGCTTATGTGAAGATGATAAAGAACGCCATAGGAGAAGGGAGGACTATCCACGAGGAAAGGGAACGCAGGAGGTGGCATACAAGGCCAAGCAATatggccatgccatgccatgccatgccatgccccgTGGAGTGACGTAAGTACGGAGGAAATGAGGATCTGTCAAAAGAGGGTTCGACTAAATCACGGCACTTACATGCAAGGTAGGACAGTAGCAGTGGTAGTGGTGGCCAACCAAGTAGCCAGACCAATGGGGTCAGCCGCTGGGTTAGGCCACAATtggcaatggatggatgacagCTGGATGACAACCATTCCCAAAGTTGAAGCTGCGGCTGCCCAGTTTCCACAGACTCTCTGCCTGACCTTACCTGACCTGATTCGATTCCCGAAGTCGATCCCGTATCTACCAGGGCTAAACATGGTACTGGAACcgagggaggaggaaaaTCATCTCGGTGGCCGAAGGGAGCAACTCCGTTCTGTCATCCACTCTGACGGGGCGTAGCTGGAACAGGATAGGTTTCCGGCACGTAATAGAGGAAGGAATCAAGGTTTACCGCGCCTCAAGGCCGCCGTCGTACCAGTCTCGGCTGGCAAGCAAGGTGATATCGTCTGAGACTGAGACTGACCGATCTTTTGGTTGAAGCTTGGCGGCTCAAGAACCCTGGCGGATATGAAGGTGCCGTGGGATATGGAATTCTCCGTGTCTGGTCCTGAGTCAGTGTGTGCAGGTGCAAATGCAGACCAAGGGGCGTAAAGTTTACATACCTGGTCATCTTGAAGCCAGGTTAGGTAGGTTACGATGATGAGACCCGGCTGGACGGTGGCCGGACGGCAGAAGGAGACGGAGAATGAGTTGATTCAAGTAAAGTCCGGTTGACAGGAAGCACGGATAGTGTGGGTTGGCCGAGCTAGGCAGGGCAGCGTGGGCTGCATGGCCAGGCTGCCAGGCTAGGCCTTACCTGAAGGATCCAAGAAGCCTCGTGGAAGAGGGTCCTCGTCGATCAATAGACACGGCAGACGGGCAAGGCAGGGACGGATGAATTCATGGTGCCGTACGAGTAGGAAGTGGAAGTGGATATCGACGCCCACGCCGCCGTCGGCAAACCCTCGAGAGGAATGGTGGCGGAGTTTTCCGTTGACGGTTAACAGCCGGGGGACCGTTGAACCCTGACAACATGTCACCCGAGGGGCACAAGCAGGAAGGTGCATGCGCAGGCCGTGGCCATGGCCGTGATCTTGGGAGGCTTGAGCGACGGGAGGGATCGAGGATAATGAGAGAAGCGGAGGTTTTGGTGGATGTCGTCGAC from Fusarium falciforme chromosome 2, complete sequence includes these protein-coding regions:
- a CDS encoding Biogenesis of lysosome-related organelles complex 1 subunit CNL1; protein product: MSAQAVPDTQLGLDAEEIQLLRQGQAALGGGSSSSRAASRASSQGLLMLDSSSLSALGRYFDHLMASIEQRIQHLSYEAQRFTQLQYDEADGIIGGADAEIARYTEILQQLDELEVDFDRIAHIKEIVKGYRSRVESLERDLDSSSTSSRHHHHRHSSSHHSSHRHSHGHSSHRHSTSHRSRH
- a CDS encoding Protein kinase domain-containing protein; translation: MSSEDKYETLEKIGHGSFGVIRKVRRKADGFIMCRKEISYLRMSQKEREQLHAEFQILSTLRHPNIVAYYNREHLKVSQDLHLYMEYCGNGDLGRVIKDLTMKGQRAQESFVWSIFSQLVMALYRCHYGIDPPEVGANVLGLTQGAAAGPKVPAGTMTILHRDLKPENVFLGEDNSVKLGDFGLSKMIKSHDFASTYVGTPFYMSPEICAAEKYTLKSDIWSLGCIIYELCAREPPFNAKTHFQLVQKIKEGKFPALPDVYSPELGQVIKDCLRVNPDRRPDTASLLNLPVVRLMRKEKEVVDLNKSLKLREDALRKKEREVMERLAGLEMEKELIREELDSSLRREWEVKARLKIDHLVNAEIEQLHVRFEEEVQARVEEEVQARVEAELQKKTVAFVGSRPQSREDEHPTSPAKSDFKPDYPHSSVNTSGDEFPSTTDLTEYSIDSPESFRETKKTTRTPFARAQTMFVGNAANTPMDIEMGSPSPIAAIESLSLSPRRNGGTKAPTYNAGNIFTANIFANNANRSSGESRWDNPRGEPSLSDSEDDDIMPSPTRNIKSSKNPFTSKTRPVLTSQKSCPINRLKPVASNPGFVSKQIMPQAESGPRSPNRRLSKIPSAASLQPEASTAQGLTRTLSLNSNRKNADEAMGRMVAKNNMANIKGRTLVELQQARAGGRPMSAVVLPTTGENVSPKRAFRDRIGLERKSSGDEPVAVWDPERDEMPSPFLVRARRIARV